The Biomphalaria glabrata chromosome 1, xgBioGlab47.1, whole genome shotgun sequence sequence ctagtcattacgttcggtttatgtcatgattctctacattactctacaatctagatccaatttagttgtagtatgatttagattgacaagatctagatcgataacatctactaccatctagtctagatcttgacTAGATTCTttgtcttagtatagaatagatcaaggttTGTAGCAGATCCAcagcatcggtaacactcttgagcccagatctagagtagattatattcattatatagacatatatCCAGATCTAggctagatatcatctctattgtcgtattgatctagtctctagatttagattgtagatctaatcatgacatctagatctaatattatatatatatataataatatatatatatatgacaaaatagtggatcgtgtaagtgttacgcattctggtgccaaaatacgcattttgaccatcagcgttacgcatttggactttttttggtaggcaggtctgatatTTACCAAAATGTTATTacactgtaattttttttataagtattctttcttttaagcttcttttataatttttaagtgTTTAATTGTATCATTTGTTCTAATAGGCATTTCAAAGCTATTTTAACATACACTTTAAAGTACCATTCAATATTATTTGTCTAACAGGCAGTTAAAAGTCCTACACGAGATAATCCACAAGCCGCTCTTACAACTGGAGTTCCATCCTCTCATGTTGGACCAGCAGAACAAGAGAAAAGTtctaaagataacaaaaatattaaagtaGAAACTAAAAGCAAGCCAGATGAACCTAACTATTCCTCTGACACATTTGAAGAGGAatcagaatttaataaaatcaaaattgCAGGTGAAGATATTCATTCatcagggtttttttttggataagttgttttttttaagctttttcttttattaaccttttgttttatctttaaaaGCATTACAAATTTCAGAACCAACTACTAAGACAAGTCAAAATGGCAAACCATCCACAGCTCCACAGCAACTGTCACCGATTTCTGATGTTCAAGTCATGATGACCAACACCATGGGTAAGCtctcatacactaatatatacTTATTCAAACTAAAGCTGAATAAGActcttaaatacattttttgtaaaCAAGGACGAATCTTAATTGGGTCAAGTTTTAATTTAGCTTTTATTAGACAGTGGCTTCTGTTGTTTATATATCAGTTAAATCCATGCTtgtattaacaaataaaatatctaatggcatcaaagtaaacaaacttagccACACGCATTTTCAATTCACAATTGATTTGCATTGAAATAATGTGGCACCAGCAATGATAGTAAAATAATTTGGCTAATATTACCTCATAGAAAAAATAACTTGATATGTGTGTTTGCTTTGAAAGAGTAATGTGTATAATTTAGAAAACACTTTTTAACCAGAGGTTcccggaattaaaaaaaaaagaagaagaaattagAAAAACACAAGATGTCTTAGAGGTGAAATGCATGTAAAATCATTGAGATTTGtcctaattttaaaaagtattatttactAAACCATCAGCTCTGCCCAACCATGTGAGTGTTCCACCCCAAGCTCATCATTTTACTTTCAGCATTGACCTGCGAAGTATAAGAGACAACCATTCAACAAACATCATCAATGTTTTTCTCAGGTATGCAGCGCTGGttttactatttcttttcctACATCAATACAaatttggcttgtttttaacataaatattttttttttatgtattttgaaCATCACTAGACTCTTTTATTACTTCAAACACTCATTCAATTTGTATGATGGAAGATGTTCTTTTTAAGCAAAATTTTCTATGTATGCTGTATGTTTTAAATATACTAAAAATGTTCTAAATAATAATGCATTACCTTCAAATCAGTTGTAATAGTGCAatgtattatcttatcttataaaatacagacctatttcaaaaaagaagatgtttaCATCCTATGTGTAATGTGGGTTCTTAGACCCAGATATGACCTACTTATGTTATCACTTCTAATACTGACAAAGCTGTTGACTTCTAGGGTCTGCTTAAGTTCTTTTTTTGCACCTGTTATCTGTGGTAGCCTTTTTTTAGGGTCAGAAATGTTTGTGCTGCAACTTTGTAAGAGTTCTCCCAGTATCTCATTTCAAAGCCAGTAGCTGGTAGGTGCTATCATCTATGTCAGTATGGTAAGCTCACACCTGAGCTTGTCCTATAGCTCTTGATAACCTATGGACTATGGCAATCCTCCGACACAGTATGTGTCCCAGCTAACTTAGCTGTCAGACAAAAAGCATGCTAGTATATTTTTCACATACAAGTGctcacaaaattttaaaaaaaaatgttttggctGTCGGCATTTTAAAAGCgcaaatttatttctttttcattgttcTAGGTATACATATCCTTTTTTTGGAAGTGCTTCCCCTATTAGCACAAACCCTCCAGTAGAAATTCGTAAGGGAACTGAAGTCTTATTGCCACAGTCATTTTGTGCCTTTGATTTTGCTTGCACTGTCCACCAACTTCAAGACACATTCATCAGGTGAGTGGTTTTGTTAAGAAATTGTTTTAGTGGGTATTGCATGATTCAACAGGTGTTATTGTAGTTGTTTAAAGATTTGTTGTGTAGTGGTTGATTGTTTTACTAAACATTGTCCATCTACATTGAAAGAATTTTTACAATCAACTTATTCTCTGAAGGGTACCACTTGTTGTAGAAGTCTTACACAGAGATAGACAGTTGTCAAAAGATGTGCTGGTTGGAACTGCTAAGTTGCCTTTAAATTTAGTCATATCAGCTAACAGAAGTTGGCATGTGGTAAGTTGACATTCACATTTGACATTCCttgaagttttttttagtaaggCATGtcattttagattaaaaaaaaagcttcaatgTTTCAAATAAGTGTAGCAGCTACTTTTGATTTTCTTAACACaccttttgttttgaaaatcaaCTGCAGAGACTGTATTACAAGGGGAGGTCAGCTATCGTCTGCAGCGTGGTTATAATTTTCCTTATGTTGGTAGTACTGTCATGAAGAGCAAATGATGCTTGCATGGTTTAATTATTATATCTGCACATGTTGTTGCTGTTAGGTTATTTTAAGTTAGTTCCATTTGAGCTGTCTTGCCATTCACCATGGCTGCTCTACTCTCTGTTTGCACCAAAGAAGAGCAATATTCAGtgatctgttgttgtttttttctttttggtcagAATGTGTACCTATACTACCATAGGCCAAAATTCGTCAAACACTATCACAATAGTATGTTGCCTTAACAGTTGTCTACAAATAGattgaaaaatgtattaaagGTCATACAAGTGTTACTCATGACTAAAGAGTCAGACCACTATTCACCAACACAAAAGAGGAAAACATTGAATGTGCACATGACATGATTTGTTAGAGATACTGCTGCCCACACTGTTAAAACACTTCAGAAACAAATCTTTGAAAACTGGCTCATCCTCCATATATTCTTGCACTTGCCCTATAGGACTTACTCTTATTTGGCCCATTCAAAGAGGCattcatcatcaaactccatttgagaggctcaaatcttctcttgcaaaagccctgattataaaccctgctgttttgcatAGTGCATATAAGTCACTATAGAGGTCGAGAATTCGTGGTTTACCAGACCTGTCAAGACAGAGACCAGCAAGTTTGAGCagccctagtgctattagagcataaaatgggttgcctgagccagccatgaaactcaatgacttggcagaatttaagtcattggttaacatgcatgactagatggatGACGTGTAGaatataatcttcttttttgaagtaatgaatGTATTTGATGAGATGCGGTTTTCTCTTCTTCCCCGTGGCAGGGGCACCATGAGTTGAAGTTTGGCCATAGCTTTGTGAAATATGAGCCAGAGCATGATGCTTGGTGGGTGGTGTTatccctccctggtgggccaaggagtcagcaatggtgttgccagtcacacctgcGTGACTAAGTACCAACTGCATTATTACAAGGGCGCCATAGTGTTGGTTTTTATATTGTGTGAAGACATTAAGAGGCCATAGATTTACCTCAGATGAAGCATTGTAAGAGGCAGTGCATTCCTGGTATGCAGCTCAAACAAAAACCTTCTTTTATGAGGGCTTCAGAAAGCTTGTGCAATAATGGACCAATTGCattgaaaagcaaaaaaaaaaagggggggggggaatatagTGAAAATTAATGTACACATACATTTCCTGTTTGTattacaattaaatttttaacCTCATTTGGGATAATAGTtgacctatatataatataagcatCTGCATATATGTACACATGTAtcaaccattaaaaaaaaagatttaaaagtaaTATGGTAATAATGGtctcaaataattttatgatTTTACTGTTGAAGTTGGGCCTTAGATATGCATTTGTGAATGGTGTAGTTTGTGAGTATGACCAGTAGAGatgcctacatttttttttgtattacaaGTTTCCATTATTACAAATTTACCATTAacatcatacttttttttttcttcctttaatTAGGATAAGATTAATCATTTTTCTCCAAAGAGCTCTGCTGGTGGCGCAGGCTGGAGGCAAGAGGTATCAGACAGAATTCCAGTTGTTTCAGCAGATGGGTAGGTAGAATTCATTGAGTCTTATATTCTCTTGCAAATAATTTCTTTTCCAATgtcttttttcacttttttttttttcttttttttttttggtgacttGATCATGTGATCACAATGCCCTTTCATTTTCTGATAAtttgagctttaaaaaaaaatgatgaaaatatgtacacattttgtttaaaataactaaaacatattttaaaactttttggtgaaaattttttttaacacattttcaaatttCAGTCATCTTTTTGAGaggataaaatgtaataatgtgttaaatattttgaatttgAGTTAGAGATGATTGACTTATAGTTTTTAACATGTGTCATTGGGCAGAAAACTAGAGTGTGCTGAGATCAGTTTAGTTCTGAGTCTGGAAGATTGGGGTCCTATAACATCTTCTCAGCCAACAAAACAAGTATGTTTCAAACTAGTTTTACtttattaatattgtttttttgtaaaatgttttacatgtttctgatgttccttcagagttgaagatagtttacttcctagcctTGCGCAAACGAGTCTCCCAGCATCTTTACCTTGCGCAAACGAGTCtccccagcatctttacagttcTCAGACAGCGCTGCCTGCACTGGCTTGGTCATATTCACCAGATGGAGGACAATCACATTTTCTACAGGCAACTCGcatctggctcaagaaaaattGTCACCCCCCTCTGTTACATGGATGTAATCAAACAGGACCTCAAAAcaatgaacattgatactgaccacttggaagacatagccctagactgcactatgtggagagagatggtgaccaagaaagctatggacagtgaaaaaacatgggcctcaactttggaagaaaagcatgccatacgaaaaatggctggctcctctGCCACCAAAGCGAAAACCAGCTTAACCTGCAATGTAtgtggacaggagtgtctctccaaaatagggctccacagtcacatgaaaaagtgttctacgAAATTAACCCTAGCTGTTACAACTGTAGGCCAACTGATTCATGAAATacgattctatattttttatttagtttgtctcttacaatattttctttataattcAGTATCCCATTGTCAGCAGATACTATtgattttagtttagtttaggtttttgttttcattgacgATGTAAAGGTGTAAACCTGTAATTAATGCGCAAACAGCAATGTTTTTTAGGGCAACAGTGCTGTCTCTGGTGCATCTGGCCACCAGGTGGCACCAACTCAATCATCAAGTGGTAGTGGGTTGATAGGTGCAGCGGGAAGCAGTCCTCGGGGTTCAGCAGAGTACCAAGCTGCTGTAGAACTGGAGCTGTGGAAAGAAGCTCAAGAAAAGGAGTTTGAGAAAAAGGTTAGAAAAAAGCATTGAGTAAATAGTCTTCTTTAAGTGATTCGTAGTCAAGATTCTTGTACTCTTTACTTATTACCAAGCCTCCTAACAgtgaattgaaaaataaatgttatcaGTGAACTACTGTTAGTTTAAGAGTTGAAAACATCCGATGAATAGATATTCATTTTTGCAtacattttgttctttaatcaaaataataaaattgctgtttaatgttttaaagttaaaaatgaaagaaGCAGCTTACATGAAAGCCTTAGCGGAGGAATGGAAGAAAAGAGACACTGAAAGGGAAGTGCTTACTCAGAAGAAGgtattcttttttaattattgatttgCATTATTGTGaagaaaatacagaaaaaatgaattgaatgtaattcttttaaagtacacatttgaACTAAAAACACTCTGCTGATTCAAACTCAGGTTTCTAAAAGTGCATTTGTTAGTACTATCTAACTGTTTTCAAATTGTGATGTTGCACCTTATTGATTCTCTTGTTTTTGATCATTCTAGATTACAGAGTATAAAGAATTAAAGGAACAGCTCAGGAAAACTTTGACAGATGTAGAAAAGAGATCCAATAAATTAACTGTTAGTGAACATGAGGTAAATATTACCTTTTTTAATACCTATATAAAAAAGACCATAAAggatattttatattattgctCAAAATTCTATTGACtaaatttttcatttcattttttgcaACAAAATCACCATCTGCTTAATGTTGgttcctggtcatttcatccccggtcacttcatccctggtcatttcatccccagtcatttcatccttggtcacttcatcctcggttacttcatcccctggtcatttcatcagCTAATCcatcaaataataattgtaaaaagtataaaattaacaatatttttttaaattttatttttatttacatgacaaaattacacattaataaataagaataaaatataatgtcattaaaaaatgtaaaaatttaacatttatagatatatagttaatgtaaaaattgtttttgcgtGTTAATTAAAATCAATAAGATAGGCTTTTGCTAGTAGGTACAGAAGGCGATTCTTAGATTCATATTGCTGTACATCATTTGTAATTTCTTGGCCAGTGTTGTGTATTACTTGAAGTCAGCATTTATGATAATAAATAAAAGGTTATATGAGGGTTTGAAATGACACGCTCTTATTTAAGAAAAAACGATTgacaaataaagtgaaagatggttTTCAGGAAATAGGTTATCAGCAGCAAgatcataagtattctaatctttctcatctctcaaaagatttccactacttccaccacaccttggacTTTGATTATAAATTAATGAGCTCAGAGCGGCGtgatcataattattcaaaTTGTACTTCTAACTCTCAAAAGATTTTTcatacttccaccacacctttgcctttgatcattacatcaCGCAATATGCGCaggataatattgacatccctacaacaaacagaaacaatagAACTAAATGCAAACTCTGCATTGCAATATATcttcttattaaaatatattctttcatttctcatcAAGTATGAAGAGAGTAGGGgatgttagacaccttatttatataggttagttatttagcgacgcaccatagaagacgcatattgaacgggactagtgacgtttgggatatgttgggttagagaccggaaaatcagttagcgatagaatattccagggtaacgacgtgtttagtgacagagacttctactgtggccttttatcagaataaatctatgtgaacttgttcatcatcgttgactacatctcttcattcgttacaatcgatgtgccagttcttgtttgtattgttgctcaactgcacgtaatacacccgaacaattacacccaaacgattgcagagtaattggttgacttcaagacagcctgaactagcaacatcacagggaacactataaacactataataacttgtccaaaatatcaaaaagtattctaaataaatatatttatatattagatgaaacgAGGGCTTAAAGGTaaaggggatgaagtgaccaaggatgaaatgacccgTCACCTTAAAGTCACATTTTAACATGTCCACATTATTAATTTCTGCAAAATCATTCAATTTAACTTTCCTACCCAGTTTTTAAGTCTTTTAGAAACTGTCTGGCAACACATTTGAAGATCAGTGTATGCTGCCACATAGAGCAAATAGTAATTGATTTTGACTATATGGTCCATTATTATTCCGTCACCCATTTTTTAAGGTAACTAAACTGAGAGCAGACCTACAAAGGGAACATGACCGCAAACTACAGGAAATGAAAGAAGCTTCACgaagaatgaaagaagattgtGATCATCAAGTAGAACTTCAAAAGTAATTTattcataatttttgtttatttgaattatttacTTGAATTAATCTTGCATTCATTCTCAACTAGGGAATTTCAAGTAtttattattctttaaaaaaaaaaaaggtcataatTATTTGAACTGATATTTacagaatgaaaataaaagaaatggaagaaatAATGAATAGATACAAATCTGAAGTAAGTTTCTTTCTtctgaaaacattttcatttattgtaccaattgttattattaagctAATGTACAAATGAGTTGTTATTTTCCTATCTTAGTCTTAATGCTGAGTTAATACTGAGTCCTTGAAATAGTCCACTAGAGCTAGAAATACATTATAGAGGGCAAGAAATTAGCTAACAGGAAATAGTTTTGTCTGTATGGAAAGCACAATAGCAATGGTGATGACAAGGTTGACTTTTCTTGTTGAACATGCAAATGTCCCTTTGGCAAACTCCAAGAACAAGTATGGTCACATacgtaaaactagaccaaagactgtctctaaaacactttatggcagatttgaaagaaaaagcatcacaaagattaaacataataaaacacctagcaggaacatcctggggagctgaaaagaaaaccttaagacagttatacactggatacgtcagatctgtaatggataactgtctcttcatgcaagtagctgccaacaaaacctgtcaatcatcattagatacaatccaaaaccaagccttgcggctaattaatggaggtatgagaactacccccacagcagcctgtgaaatagactccaatattcaACCTCTTAatttaaggcgcaacagagcagcattagaagctattgagagatacagaaggttggaggacgatcatccaaataaattactaacacagagaaataggaaaaacaaccaaaaaaagcaaaggactctgatccaacttactgacgaactagccctaaaacaccacctacccaataacagagaaaaaattaccagattttcaaacattacaccctgactaaactacaaacaaccaaccatcaaaacacatttactaaataacaccttaacaaaagaatcaaatccactggagctcaaagtaggcacgcttgaaacaattgaaagctatcaaaaaacagctatccatatttatacagacggatcggctttcaaagccaccatcaatgctggtcttggtgccttcctggtcttccctaaaaataaacactttgagataagcgcaccctgtggcgattactgctcaaacttccaagccgaaattgggCAATcaccatagcactacagacagtggaaaacaaattatatgaaggagtgcaaccaccatcagatattgttgtctttacagactcccaatctactctgcaagcacttaacagcagcacctcaaacagcccaagagagttgacaaaactcattgtgataatccatcagatgatatcaaaattaaatatcaatatcacactacagtggatccctagACAcattgacttagacttagacttaggtcctcccgcgccgttcggcgcattgggcggcaagctgtctccataatgatctgtcactggcaatgtctgaagcctcctcccatctggtgtccactgttctgaggtcctccatgaaggtgtgtcgccaggtaatacgaggacgtccctgtttgcgctttcctcgttttggcttccaggttatcgcaactcttggtgtgcgtaattcattttgacgtagaacatgtcccgcaaacctcatgcgacgctcagtcacaacctcactaagtgttcgactcccagttcggcataggatttccttgtttgagatccggtctgtgtaactgactcccaaaatccgtctcagccatctctgttgagccacatttagtcttttctcaattttgacagatgacttccacgtctcacatgcatatgtagcagttggaatgacgattgtgttgagaaggtgtatttttgtctcgagtccaatggcttggctagtccaaataggctgcagcctttggaaaatgctccctgcctttcctattcgacatgctacatcatggtaagcatctccatcatttgttatgatgctgccaaggtacgtgaacttgtccagctcttcaagctttgactcgccaagtctgatggggacaccctttgccttatatcccactcgcataattttagtcttatccaagtttatgcggaggccaattttgggtgcctctctgtctaggctctccgtcatttcttgaatgcatttatttgtagccccgagtagtgcaacatcatcagcaaagtccaagtccatcaatcggagttgttcatgccatggaataccaaaggcagtctggttcattgctctcctcattatgtagtcgatggctaggaggaaaaggaagggagataagatgcacccctgtctcacacctgtctcgattgtaaaaaactctgttgttccctcttctgttttaatgcagcaactagactgactgtaaaggcgtcgtaggatctggacgaatttttctgggataccgtattctctaactattttccatagtgattctcggtggacactatcaaacgcttttttgaagtccacaaaactgatcattagccgttgttggtactcaagactttgttctatgatatttcgtaaaacgaaaatctgctctgtacatgatctgcctcttcggaaacctgcttgttcttctctgagcctttcatctacagactgttgaagccgtctcaacaaaacagtgctgaaaactttgcctgggacagagaggagagtaatgcccctccagttgttgcaatctgccaagttgcccttttttggaagctttacaatcactcccttttgccagtcctctgggacttttgaagttcgccaacagagatttaagagatcagtcattctgttaacaatgcactgtcccccatattttagcatttctgctgatatcatgtctagtcctggtgctttgttattctttagcactgctatggccatggtaacctcctcagcagttattgggtctgtcttgaccttgagatcattgtctggagaggggtccttgaatatgtaagttaggtctggcgacagttggttaagggtctctttaaagtgctctacccatcttgcatcctgttcttctttggttaacaaagttttgccttgcttgtcttttattggtgccccatgtccactctttgctccagtgagatctcggacaatacgatggagggtttttgtgtcatttctgcttgcagctgcttgtgcctcttgtcccttctgctcaatccagtcccgtttatcttgccgacagcttctctttactttcagatctgcttccctataggcttcttccgctaggctgcgatcctgtgtttcatttttctgatctcgtctacgtttggcctctttcctctcatctatcaatttccatgttctgtcttgtatccaccgttccttgtatgaacctcgcctccttccgataacttcttccgcgcacc is a genomic window containing:
- the LOC106065642 gene encoding centrosomal protein of 120 kDa-like isoform X3 → MKESVGYIVLDLRSASSNKQVPKWHQLLHSKYHKTKAELKLALYLDENEQQPAAPITEPEQVLPKNVDLKNLVPVLNEAEGYYQIGPAKMCVEQFVLSVTIAYANNLIHLIPSNTPLSSTSFFFYYSLLGNDVTNEPFQDLVSPNFPAERASVKIRSSVDALRSFFTLQPGLQIHLCSGDQSHGSCEIPLKTLLKANSTEIYMKPVTIEGPFRLYPANKSKQQLTALPGNNYPSVGVSVVLRKEDMAVKSPTRDNPQAALTTGVPSSHVGPAEQEKSSKDNKNIKVETKSKPDEPNYSSDTFEEESEFNKIKIAALQISEPTTKTSQNGKPSTAPQQLSPISDVQVMMTNTMALPNHVSVPPQAHHFTFSIDLRSIRDNHSTNIINVFLRYTYPFFGSASPISTNPPVEIRKGTEVLLPQSFCAFDFACTVHQLQDTFIRVPLVVEVLHRDRQLSKDVLVGTAKLPLNLVISANRSWHVDKINHFSPKSSAGGAGWRQEVSDRIPVVSADGKLECAEISLVLSLEDWGPITSSQPTKQGNSAVSGASGHQVAPTQSSSGSGLIGAAGSSPRGSAEYQAAVELELWKEAQEKEFEKKLKMKEAAYMKALAEEWKKRDTEREVLTQKKITEYKELKEQLRKTLTDVEKRSNKLTVSEHEVTKLRADLQREHDRKLQEMKEASRRMKEDCDHQVELQKMKIKEMEEIMNRYKSELNESEKRYRALEKDFSLYKEQQTKTPEVRLQSEINLLTMEKIELERKLDAATKSKVHYKQQWGRALKEVARLKQKEQDIAKAQLLRQHQELEHMRLRYLAAEEKEVVNKENRELEEIKSQINKLKLMEEERLRNTSDSNQLPFVKDAMGKPLNIDLDSSVDEHVARLVEERDTLLRTGVYTSQDKIIAELDKQIREAIGLKGR